The Pandoraea apista genomic interval CAGCGGGGGCGCGCGCATTGTACTGCGCGCGAACCCGTGCAGCCGAGTTTGTCAGAACTTGGTGCGCATGCCCACCCCAAAAGTATTCCCGGCTTCGAGTCCGGAAACCTTGTCGTTCAGGTAGGCCACATAGAGATCCGTACGTTTGGAGAGGTTGTAATCGTAGCCGAGCGCCCAGGTGTTTCGGCTCGTGTCGTTCATGCCCGAATTCTTCGTATAGGCAAACGAAGCCATCACGTTGCCCCCGCCGAGCGGTACCGAAACGCCCAACTGCCCGCCGTTCGACGTCAGATTGCCGCCGGTAATCGTGTTCTTGATGTACTGATACTGGCCGTAGAGCTTGACCACCTGGAAATCGTACGTCAGACCGGCTTGCAGGGCCTGCTGATTACGGAATCCGGTGATGCCGGCCTGATCGTCCGGTGTCGAATCGAACTTCACCTGCTGATAGGCCAGCGTGGCGGCGAGCGGGCCGTGGAAGTACATCGCCGCGGCGCTCCACTTGTTCTGACCCATTTCTCCGGCCTTGTTGCCGAACGCGTACGAGAAGCTGGCGCCGAGCCCCTTGTAGTCCGGCGTGGCGTACATCACTGCGTTATTCCAACCCGAATCACCGACGATCCCCTGACCCGCGAGACCGAGGAACGTGTGATAGACCATCGGGCTGAACGTATAGGAGTCGACGAACGGGTTGAACAGAATCGTCGAGACGAAAT includes:
- a CDS encoding porin, whose amino-acid sequence is MSKAAGWLRGALALAVCGAAGVAHAQSNVSLYGQVDAWVGAAKAPGGERAWTQGGGGMSTSYWGMKGSEDLGDGLKAIFTLEDFFLPQSGRYGRFTGDSFFSRNAYVGLQSNTLGTVTMGRLTTSYFVSTILFNPFVDSYTFSPMVYHTFLGLAGQGIVGDSGWNNAVMYATPDYKGLGASFSYAFGNKAGEMGQNKWSAAAMYFHGPLAATLAYQQVKFDSTPDDQAGITGFRNQQALQAGLTYDFQVVKLYGQYQYIKNTITGGNLTSNGGQLGVSVPLGGGNVMASFAYTKNSGMNDTSRNTWALGYDYNLSKRTDLYVAYLNDKVSGLEAGNTFGVGMRTKF